The Oreochromis niloticus isolate F11D_XX linkage group LG4, O_niloticus_UMD_NMBU, whole genome shotgun sequence DNA segment ccaaaAGCACAAGTGACCATCGAGTGCTGGATTACCAAGGAGACACTCTGTCCCTGCTGATGTTCTGCACAGGCCTGAACCCCCCCCAATGGATACCTGCTACAGAATGGAGCAAACATCAGTCACCTCCTCTACATAGATGACAACAAGCCGTATGCCAGGAATGAATGAGACATCGATTCCCTGATCCATACCACTAGGATCTATAGCAAtaacattggaatgtcattcaaGGTGGgaaagtgtagtcggatgataacaaagagagggaaggtagtcagaactgaggagactgtaCTAGCAGAAGGCAGTACTGCAGACACTGAGGACAGCAACACGTacctaggaaagctgcaacacCACATaagcaagtcctgaggagtcagttGAATGGGAAGAACAAGACCCGGGCAATCACCACCTACGCCCTGCCAGTCATCagataccctgctgggataatacgCTGACCAAAGGAGGAGACAGAAGCCACTGATATTAAAACAAGGAAGCTCCTTGTCCATGGAGGATTTTACCCAAAGTACAGCGCCCTGAGACTGTATGCTGAGTGGAAGGAAGGGctagtgagtgtcagaaccACTATCCAGGACGAAACAGCAAACATCCATGAGTACATCAGGAAAATGGCCAAAACTGATCATGCCcttagtgaatacctcaggcagcagaaatttgagaaagaagaggagctaGAGGGGGAATTGTCATGAAatgacaggcccctgcacgatATGCACAtcggcagatagaggaagtggtgATTACTGAGAAATCCTACAAAGCTGGACAGAAAAAccgcacagaggcactaatgctggcagcacaggaacaagctcaaAGCAGAAGCTCCAGCAAGGTtggggtctaccacaccagaCAAGACCTCAGCCACACCCTGTGCAAAGATGCTCCTGAGACAGTCCAGCACAttacagcagggtgcaagatgctagcaggcagagCATACACCGAACGCCGTAACCAAGTTGCTGGTACAGTATACAGGAACTAGCATTGTTTTCTTTACTGACACTGGATTGCCCAATGAACCCTCCCCTACCTTCCTTCTGCAAGACAAAGAAACTAGAATTCCCCTTCAGCTACACCATCAATGGTACCACGAACAAAATGTAGTAAAATGAGTTCAATTATTCTTTGCAATGCAtcttttaaacagaaaataatgtgattaaatactgtatttctctctttttttgcataTGCATCATGAGCATTGCTGTTTTGACCGATCATGGTGGGCAGCCTGGCTCAAAACGCCAGGGTTGGGGTGATTTTGCTGGGATCTGGCATCTGTCCTGAACATAGAACGGTGGACTTCAAATTATTTACACCTCATATATGTCCTTTCCTAGATTGATGGACAGCAACAGTTGCTTATTTAGGGTTActgctgatgtctttcctccttgCTATTGTGTTAACAAACACCTGAaagctccagaccagcaaacaaCCAAAGCGTcagcttttatagaggtgctcacattTGGCGATGATGATTTTTCATAGTGTTTGTTAgataaataaacaaagacacggtataatatgtcatgttttgtggTTGTAAAGTTCAAAAGTTGTATTTATGTGATTTTAAGACCTGCTAAAGagctaaattatttttattacatccTGATACCTAAACTTCAGATTGGACAGCGGGTGTACtttctttgtgtcttttaaAAAAGTCTTGAACATTTACAGACAGGGCCTTGCTTCTGATCATAAGTCAGCTACTAATTCTAATAATTCCGTCGGAGTTACAGAATGTTTACCATAAACTCGACGGCCATCACTGTGAAGGGTGTCTGAGCTGTTTGCTTGTGATTAAAGATGTTAGCCATTTGATGTGTGAGGTTTGTTGCAACTTGTGATGTTTTTTCATGACATGGTCGTGTGAATCCTGTCACCTAACTCAACCCCACCCAAAACATCCCTGCCTATGGGCAAGGGTGTGTGAGTgcgtcacagtgtgtgtgtatattgcAGTTGAAAAGGTGTGAAGCCGCAGTGTTTAGAGCACAACTTTGAAACCGAGGGTGTTTATAGGATAGCAGCCCCTTGTAATGTTCATCACACCACAGCCCTGCTTTCTAATTTTGTAGCCACGTTCCCCGAAAGACATAGAAAaacctcagtttgttttgcagtgaGATCATGGAAACCATAATGTCCTCTCTTttgaaaacaagagaaaaatacAGAAGTTTAACAAAGACTTGAGTTGATTAGTTCTCTGTGTAATGACTTCTATTCAAATATTATTCTGTTTATCATATTTAGCTGTGCTGAAGCTGGCCACTACACATACACAGGAATTTACCCTAAATGTGTAGTTTGATGTTTCAGGAAGTGCATTAATTTCTTCCTGTAAGTTAGCACACTGATAGCCCTCCCATTTAAATAAGTATGGACAGACTCTTGGGGGTGGGTACCTCAGCTAAAGCTAAAGTGAAGCTTTCATCTGTCAAATACTTTTAGCACATTCCCATAAAATACAGCTTTACATGCTGCAGAAATGTAAGATCAATAGCACATTTAGTGCTTATTGAACTGACTCTAAATAGCCAGGAAATAAGATATTTCAGCTTTAACATGTTAGCAAGCAACGGAGATTTTGGAGAAAGAATGAGCTTTGTTGTTCGCTAAATCAAAAGTTCCACTGTAAGGCCATCATTTGATGTGTTACATCTGTCATACATACAGTCACATGGAAAGATTTTCACAGAACTGTGTGTATGATGAAAAACGAAACCCCTCTGAAACACTGCAGCATAATCTGACGTATGCCAACCAAACTGCAAAGCTGCCCACAACCGCTGTGATTGGCCAGGAAGGAAGAAGTCACAGCATTTCTTTCTGTTGGCACGACGTATAAAGCAATCACATAGTAATTAACACATAAAGCTTAAATACCAGAGACATCAACTACTTGCATAGATTACATTGTAGGCTATACAAAGATTCACAGCAGAAGTCTGAATCAGCCGTAAGTAGCAGCAGATGTTTGTGCACTTTGCTGGTTTGAAACATTCACGTCTATGTAAACACAATTCCACAATCTTCCCAGCAAACTCACCCTAAGGTCAGATGGTGCCAATGCTCagaaaaattgaaataaatcaaaactaCATCTTGGCCTCTACAGGCCTCAATTAGCATGCTAAATGTTAAAGTCCATGACAGCACAATTAGAAAAGACAGAACAAGTAAGGCTTGTTTTGAAACAACTGCCAGGAGAAAGCATCGTTGTTAAAGCAGGCCTTTTCTATGGCCTGCTTTAACAACGTGCTAACCTTATTTACAATCAATATTGTATGGATATAATAATGATACTAAAGATACAGAGcgctgttaaaaaataaaaagaaagtttaCCCAGGTCATTTTACTTTAAGTCAGTTTACTAAAAGTGAGTGATGGTGTCAGCTTAGGTTGGTAGTTCCATTTGAACAAACCATAAGAATTCTTGAATTTCTTGGATTTGGACAAACCAGACCAGAGTAGAGATGTGTGACTGTAATACACAccaccacaaacaaacagcataccagcacaaacacctcctaCCAACTCTTAAAGCACAGTGGTAGAGCCTTGATGATTTGAGCTTGGTTTGTAGACTTCAGCCTAACTGAAATGCTGTgcaagagagctgtgcataacaCAGTATAGAAGAGTACAATGTTAGAGACAGACCAAATCTCAGAGAGATTAATTATTTTAAGTTAAACTTGCTAAATGTGGTTCTACAGCCTATTGAATGGTGGGGAGTACTGCAGTATTTTTCACAGGATTCCACATATTCATTTGAAAACTGTGTGCTATGAAGGCAAAAAGAGCAAAGCTAAAAGGTAGAACAATCTGTCACTGTTAACTAGCTAGCTTAGTGGTGACCATAGTGTTAACACCAATGATAATTTATTCTTCTACTGGTCTAAAACTTGTAGAAGAGGAAATATTAGAggtctaaggagcttagaaagaaaagcgactggacttctttaacttTCCTGAAGATGTTTTAACTCTGTTTCATCCCAGAAGCTTCTTCGGTTGGCGGTCTTTGCCATTCATCTATGTAACCAAGATGGCAACGGTCGAAGGCAAGAAGTGCACAGACTTCCAAATTCAGCTTTTTTGATTGTTATGAGTAAACAGTTGGGGTACTCATACAGCACTTCAAGTAGCCGTTGTCAGaagcatacacaaacacacacacacaaagagagaaagagagctttAGAAGAAAATCTAATGCAGTCGGTGTAAAACTGCACTGCAATTCTTAAAGCTATATAAAGCTTTTAGATTTAACAAACGCCCAGCAATCTGGGGCGGTATTGTGGGTTTGAATGTTTACGTAGAGAAGCTGAGGATGTTATCTAAAGAACTGTCCTCGTCAGTCACAGTTGCAGAATTTATCTTGAGATTTTTCTCTGTGGCATGAGTGAATGCATTTCTCGCTCACACATAATGTTTGCCACCACTGCTGCATCTTCCACACCACTTTTCgtttctgctctgtaaaacCCGGCCCCACACTCAAAAGCAtgcacatgcagacacacacacacacacgcgcgagCACACAGTTTTCACACTTACACACATACACCAGCTGTGTGGAGTAGCTCATCTTGTGGTTCATTTTCAGTTTGAGTGTTTGCTCCAGATTGTTTAGTGGCCTGAATATCAAGGAAATGACACACCAGGAATTTACATTATGACCCtctcttgcacacacacacacaaatgctcaCAAGTCAGTTTGAAAACTTTGGTCATCAAAGTTCTTTGACCTTTAAGGTCTCACTACAGAAGCTCGGGTTTTGTAATTAAGTGGTGAGAGCGGCAGAAGAGGAACGTTCACAGACAGCGTGTGCGACTACAGTTGAGTGCAGTCAGAGCGATACCGTAACTTCAGCGACCTCTGCTGGAGAATGCTTTCACTTAACTTTTTTACTGTAGTTTATGTTTTTATGCCGCAACCTTATACCTCTTTTAACTGACGGCACTAGACATTATTTGCTTTAATCCATATAAGGATTTTAGGTATGAAGCTGCAAACACAATAACTGACACATATTACAGCTGACACCGAAAATAATGTGTAGTTACAATGTAAAAAGTAAGGCTTAGGATACTTTATCATACAGCCCGCCTGCCTACTAGTACTGCAAAATTAGAATGTAGAAAGTGGAGCCTAGGATACTCTGCAGTACACCTAATACTAATAATACGTAATAAGAATGAAGAAAGTGGAGCTATAAGTACTCTTTCCGCTTTCCTTGGTTATCACCTTGTTCTACTGGGCCTACTGGGAACTACTGTTGGTGACTTATGGAGGCAGATTTCACCAGGCTGTATTGTGAAGTGTTGTCAGTTGAACTTCCCAACGGTGTATAAAGTAGCTAAAGTATTCCCGTCATTATGCATATGAAGTATTTTCACTTTGTCCAGTGGAAACATTTTTCcactatttttgtgtgtgtcacatttttgtctttgtacTTCAGTTCTGAAGGAGTTAAAGGGAGCAAGCAAACCCCCGGTGGGTCTTGAGCAGGCTTCTAGCATTGACTTAAATTTCTCAGCCACACATCCTCTGCTGCCATGGCAACTTTTGAAAAGCCTTGCGCCGGTCAGCTCAGGAGGagtttgttttgtaagtttCAGAAGTTTCTCACTGCTAAACCAGACAGCGCCGGCTTGGAGTTTCTGTAATGCGGCTGTGGGTTGATCACAAGTAGAGAGAGAATAGCAAGAGAAGACGTTATTTGCACAGGTAGGTGAAGAGCTGTGAATAAAACAACAAGGACTGTTATGATCCAATTTGCATTTTTGCCAAATAGTACTTAAGtggatttttttatatatataattagTTTACTATTAGTTAGCAATAGCATTTCAAAGTTTTCTGGAATACATCTATTTGAAATTTCAAAAGATTTTCTATATATTATATCAAATTGactgttaaatattcatgaAATTCACTGTAGTTCAGTTCTGCAGTTCAGCTCATGATGTGATCCTTTAATACAACTTTCCACATTTGGTCAGTGCTGTAGTTCTCTCTtagttttctcatttttaaagcaaatcTTGCAGGACCCAGAGGACACCATGTTTTCCCTGTCAGAGCTAGCGCCTCTGAATCAGCATCAGAACAGGTCTAAACTGCTGAAGCCCTGGTGGGAGGTCTTTATGGACTACCTGGTGGTCCTGATGTTGATGACATCTGTCCTGGCTTGTACGGAGCAGCTGTCCAGGGACCGAGTAGTGTGCATTCCTTTGGATTCAACTACAAACACTACTGATCACAGTCACTCAAAAAGTGCCAATGTGGGACTGTCTCCATCGTCACAGCCTCAAATACACCACGCACACAAAATCGGCCCAAATCTTCACTCTGCACCTCGGGGTCGGCGTACGCATTTGGTGTACCAGCAGTACATTTATATTAGCCAGGTAAAGTAGTGCTGgctttattgtttttgtcattCACTCTGTGAAAGCATAGAGTGAGCTATATTTAACATTCTGAACCTTTATTTAAAAGGACCTGCTCATGCCCACAGGTTATTAAACCGCTTATCTCAGCTCTACAGTGGAACTTTAATCTCCCAGTTTCTTCTGATTCACAATTTGACTGTTTCGGTGCTCACTCACAGCTCTAATGGTGTTGCTTATTTAAGCCTTACTGACCCTCGGAGATAGAACCATGGTTTACCCCTATAGCCAACCTATAGGAGTAAGTCTATAAGCAAACCCATAGGTGGGCTGTAGACATACTCACAGAACTGAATAACTTTAGCACCCATTTCAGTTTTTATACTAATCCTCTTCCTTTGTTAACATGTAACCCTTTGTTATTAATGTTTCACAGTATATGTCTGCTGCCCCCATGTGGTCAAACAATCAATTGCTGTCTGCCTGTTTCTTTAGGTGTGCTACCATGAAGCTCTGCCTTTGTACTCCCGCTTCTTCCCTTACATGGCCTTGCTTCAATCTCTCATCCTGGTAGCCAGTGGCTCCTTCTGGCTCCACTTTCCCCACACCTCTTCCCGCATAGAGCAGTTCCTAGCCATCTTGGCAAAGTGCTGTGAGTCACCttggacatctcaggccctgtCTCATGCCGCCCACCAAGAGAGCATccaggagatggtggaggaggGAAGACGAGCACACCAACCACACCACCGAACTTCCACTTCCCCCACAGTGACCCACACAAGACACTCGAGCATAGACTCAGGCACAGACAGCCCACTTTTAAAGAGGATGGACAGCGCATGTGCCACGCCTCCGTCCCCTTGTCCCTCCACACTGTCCTGTAACTCCACCGTGTCTTGTGTATCTCTTGACTCCCGGGAGCAACTTCCTTCTTCCAGCCCATCAGTAATGGCTGACAGCCACAGCCAGGTAATCAGTCTGGATAAAAGTGATGGGGAACAGGCGAGGGCGCTGTTTGAAAGGGTCCGGAAGTTTAGGTCCCACTGTGAAAGCTCAGCTGTCATTTGTAAGGTGAGAGATCCTCTAGTCTGCTAGATTCACAGATCAACTTCTTTGCtaccttaatttttttttattccatgtCATCGTTTAGTCTTGATGCCCATTTTTCCCTCTTCAGGTCTACTTGGCTCagacagttttcaaactccTGATTGTAACACTGATTATGAGTTACACAGTCCCTCTTCTCGGCTCCCTGTCCTTCAACCACACCTGCCACCCTGAGGAGCGGGCCCTGGTGGGCTACGCCACCTTCGAGTGTATCCACGTGCTCTCGTCACTTCTCCGCAAACTGCTGGTGGCCTACCTGACCTTACTGGGCCTGTATGGTCTGCTTAATTTTTACACCCTCACCTGGATTTTAAGCAGgttagaataaaaaaatgttaaaggtgcacttttcaatgtttttatAGCAGAAAAGGCaggaatatatatttttaaagtggaTAGTGTTGCCCACAGAAAGTTAGAGTATGTATGAGTGCTACTTTAGGCTTTAACAGGCTTTGAGGAGAGAAACTAGTCTCAATGTAaaaagcataaataaataaattatgctCCTGATGATGAGCATATCAGAAACCCAGTTacaggggaaaaaagtgtaGTGCTGTGTTTTGGGCTACAAAATATCCTGTTTgatgtttctctttgttttttctttcttcttcttcttctgccttGGGGTGTTTGATTCACTTCAGCTCTCTGCAGCAGTATTCCTTCCATTCACTGAAGGAGCTGAGCTCCCTGAGAGATGTTCCTGACCTGAAGAACGACCTGGCCTTTCTTATACACATGTTAGACCAGTACGACCCTCTGCTGGTCCACcgtctctttgtgtttttgtcccCTGTCAGTGAGAGCAGGCTGCTGGAGGAAAGCTTAGAGAGGCGCTGGGGGGAGGAGAAGCTGCACGCCATGATCAGCGTGGATGCAGACGGCCGCTCCAGGCTGCAGCTGGTGGCCCTGCCTCGCCTTCCTCCAGCCCTCTTCACCCTCAGCCAGCttcaggtcctcaaactggAGCTCATCGCAGACACCAGGTTTACTGCACACATGACCAGCATGACCTCACTCAGGCGAGTTGTACAGTGCAGGGGCGTAGTCTTTTAAAGCATTATTCACTTCTTTTTAGCTTTAACTTGGACTTTTATGTGGCATTCCAACTACAGGGAGCTGCACCTCTACCACTGCAAAGCAACTGTGGATCCCAGCGCGCTTGCCTTTCTCCAGGAACGTCTAGAAGTCCTTCAGCTTACCTTCACTCAGGCATCAGAGATCCCCAGCTGGGTCCTCTCCTTGCGAGGCCTTCATGAGCTTCACCTCTCTGGTCGCTTAGGCAGTGACGGTGGGGTGAGCCGTAGCTGGGCACTGGGGAGCCTACGCCAGTTGCGTCACCTACGTGTCTTGGTGATTCGAGGCATGTTGCAGCGGATCCCTGGGGAGCTCTGCGAGGTGGCAGGCAGCTTGGTGAGACTGGAGATCCAGAATGAGGGCACGAGGCTGCTGGTGCTGACGGGCCTGAAGCGGATGGTTTACCTGACAGAGCTGCATCTGCAGGATTGCCAGCTGGAGCGTTTACCCTCTGCTCTGTTAGCACTGACCATCCTGCGGGTGCTTGACCTGCAGCACAATAACCTAAGAACTCtggaggagctgctcagtcTGGCTCACCTTCGTCGTCTCTCTTGTCTTAGACTTGCTTACAACCGTGTTTTGGTACTGCCGGCCAGCGTCGGTGTGCTTAGAGGCCTCGAGCTCTTGGATCTGTCTAACAACCAGCTCCAGAGCCTTCCTCCAGCGCTCTTCACTCTTCGACGCCTTCGGAGGCTCCTGCTTGCCGGTAACCTGCTGGAGGAGCTGCCTGCTGAGGTGAAGGCGCTGCAGCTGCTCACAGAGTTGGACCTCAGTGGGAACAGGTTGGAGAGGGTACCCCCTGAGCTTTTCAATTGCTGTTTGGAGTTGCGCACCCTGAATATGTCTCACAACTCTCTTAGCTTCTTACCCAGAGAGATTGCAGCTCTAAGTCAGCTGTGCAGGTTGGACTTGCGCAGCAACAATCTAGAAGAACTGCCTGCTGAACTGGGCTCCTGCTCAGGGCTGCATGGAGGTGGTCTCCTGGTGGAAAACtggctctttctttctttgccaCCACATGTCAGAGACTTCCTGAGCCGATCTTACACCCCAGGTGGTGCGCACACAGAGGAGCATTCCCGGCCCGAGTCTGACAGTTTTCCATACTTCTCTCCTACACAGTGGAGCTTCTCTTCTGCTCTGGAATCACAGATATGAGGACAACAGCTATCAGACTGCtgacataataaaataaaagcactaaTGGAGtttcttacattttaaatggtttttctTCAACTACTGCATCAGGCAAATTCTTCACCAACCTGCTCTTATTGTCCGTTTTGTTTTTAGAACATGCAGAACTAACAGATGGACTGCTTTGTATTGCATTGAAAAATATTTCTGGAATATTTTGGAATAAGAACATCTGTGATGAATGCATACATTCTGAGTTAATTAGAATTCAAATGAGTGTGGACATCTCCATTAATacatttagaatagaatagaatagaatagaatagaatagaatagaatagaattcaactttattgtcattgcacatgcacaggtacagggcaacgaaatgcagtttgcatccatccagaagtgctttagtcgtgatatagatatattacaatatatgttagcaataatatagatatgtaagtatattacagaaatgggtctattatggtatgttataatgtacacggtatgaagtatgttatgaatattctataactataagtatgtacaggctgtagtgagtacaagctatgtacaggctatgaacaggatataaatatgaaaaactatacagaatatgaaataaaaactatacagaaatatgagatatacagttatacagaaatgtgaactatgcaagttataaacagttgtaggattaaaaattattgtatgtacagaatgattatttacacagaactatacagtagtgcagttaagataagtgagatatgtggataatttctacagaggctatataaagtgctagtggttgtgagtggtggttcagtccatgttattattgtgtgtttgagggtacggttgtccattgtgtgtgtgggtgtaggtggttgtgggtgtgtgtatgttcagtccatgagtttaacgtgggtcagatgtcaggaggcagagttcaggagtctgacagctgtggggaagaagctgttccggtacctggtggtcttagtccggaggctcctgtagcgcctcccagagggcaggagggtgaagagtccatgtgatgggtgactggggtctttgatgatcttcccagcccttttcagacaccgcttcctgtagatgtcctttatggcaggaagtggtgctccggcgatgcgctgggcagttttcacgaccctctgcaacacCTTCcagtccgaggcagagcagttcccgtaccagactgttatacagttggtcaggatgcacTCGATGGTGCAGcaatagaagttcaccaggatgtctgaggacaggtggttcttcctcagaggcctcaagaagaagaggcgctggtgagccttcttgaccagcttggagcagttggtcgtccagatgagatcctcggagatgtggacacccaggaacttgaagctgctcacactctccacagccgtccccttaatgtggatgggtggatgtgggtcagcattcctcctgtagtccacgatgagctccttggtcttctcagtgttaagcagcaggttgtttctgttgcaccactcagccagacgatccacctcctccctgtaggcggtctcatcgttgtcactgatgaggccaatcaccgtggtgtcatctgcaaacttaatgatggtgttggaaccatcagcaggtctgcagtcatgggtgaagagggagtagaggaaagggctcatcacacagccttgtggtacaccggtgttcattgtgattgttgatgagcagcggttgtccagccggacatgttgggggcggttggtcaggaagtccagtaaccatttgcagatgagggaactgatgcccaggtctgtcagtttcctgatgagttgtgaggggtggattgtattgaatgctgaactgaagtctataaacagcattctggcgtaggtgttgttgttgtccaggtgtgagaggacagagtgcagtgtgatggagactgcatcctctgtgctcctgttctggcggtatgcgaattggtgggggtccagggtggggggggagacaggatttgaagtgtgctaggaccagctgctctaagcacttagtgatgatgggggtgagtgctactgggcggtagtcattgaggctagatgggttggagtttttgggtatctggacgatggaggtggatttgaagcaggccggtaccacagcgtgggcaaaggacaggttgaatatgtctgtcaggactcctgcaagctccccagaacacgctctgagaacacgcccggggatgccatcaggacctgcagccttgtggacattgatcctgctcagcaccgctttAAAGAACACTACTTGTCATTCTGTATCTGTAGTTTTCCTGTTAAAGAATCTGTAGTTTTCCTGTTAAAGAATGTGTGATTTTATAGACGACAGAGcaataaaatttattattttgtaaagaTTTCTGCAGATCTGCAGATACTTCCTGATTGCTTCCTGTACAAAAGTATTTATTAAGCATTATGAAAGCTGAGACCTGATGCCAGTGTATCCATGTCTAGTTGGAAATGCTGCTACTTCTCGTTATTAATACAGTTATTATTAGTCCTTGGCTCCCCGTTTGTTATTCGTAATTATGATTTTAATAAAAGGTTATAAGCGTTAATGATGCTTCAACGACGTTAATGCTGGACCACACTGTGTCCATTgtgaccactagagggcactAAAGCCTTTTAATTCTCAGTGTTTAATGTTTCCAGAATTAAAGCTTGATTTAGACTTGTGCAAGGAAACGTAGAAATCACAGTTACATATACTTTTATTGATGGAGTCCGAATTTCTTCACACTGTTAATATCACATCCTGGAGAGGAGTTTTGCCTCGCGCGACTTAAATTTCTACATTTCATACAATTTTAACGATTtctgtgaaacaaaaacaaacaaaattgaaCCAATCTGAATCAATTCCAGGAAGCTGTTTTATATTTAAGGTCACAGGCCTGCATTATCATACGCAAACACATCACGGTTAATTTTATACTTATATTGCAGCAAAACGTGACTGTATTGATTTATTTCCCATGTCCCTCCCGAGCTCCCCTACGGAGAGCAGCTACAACCGTGTCCCGCTTTTTTCAACTGCGACGGACTGCGGCACACTTTCTGTCCAATCACAGGCTGCTTTTCACAGAGGTCGCCTAAACGGGCCAATGATATCGACCCGCTTTAGCCGAGGCGGAACTTCCGGTTGGTGGTATA contains these protein-coding regions:
- the si:ch211-106h11.1 gene encoding volume-regulated anion channel subunit LRRC8D, whose amino-acid sequence is MFSLSELAPLNQHQNRSKLLKPWWEVFMDYLVVLMLMTSVLACTEQLSRDRVVCIPLDSTTNTTDHSHSKSANVGLSPSSQPQIHHAHKIGPNLHSAPRGRRTHLVYQQYIYISQVCYHEALPLYSRFFPYMALLQSLILVASGSFWLHFPHTSSRIEQFLAILAKCCESPWTSQALSHAAHQESIQEMVEEGRRAHQPHHRTSTSPTVTHTRHSSIDSGTDSPLLKRMDSACATPPSPCPSTLSCNSTVSCVSLDSREQLPSSSPSVMADSHSQVISLDKSDGEQARALFERVRKFRSHCESSAVICKVYLAQTVFKLLIVTLIMSYTVPLLGSLSFNHTCHPEERALVGYATFECIHVLSSLLRKLLVAYLTLLGLYGLLNFYTLTWILSSSLQQYSFHSLKELSSLRDVPDLKNDLAFLIHMLDQYDPLLVHRLFVFLSPVSESRLLEESLERRWGEEKLHAMISVDADGRSRLQLVALPRLPPALFTLSQLQVLKLELIADTRFTAHMTSMTSLRELHLYHCKATVDPSALAFLQERLEVLQLTFTQASEIPSWVLSLRGLHELHLSGRLGSDGGVSRSWALGSLRQLRHLRVLVIRGMLQRIPGELCEVAGSLVRLEIQNEGTRLLVLTGLKRMVYLTELHLQDCQLERLPSALLALTILRVLDLQHNNLRTLEELLSLAHLRRLSCLRLAYNRVLVLPASVGVLRGLELLDLSNNQLQSLPPALFTLRRLRRLLLAGNLLEELPAEVKALQLLTELDLSGNRLERVPPELFNCCLELRTLNMSHNSLSFLPREIAALSQLCRLDLRSNNLEELPAELGSCSGLHGGGLLVENWLFLSLPPHVRDFLSRSYTPGGAHTEEHSRPESDSFPYFSPTQWSFSSALESQI